The DNA region TCACCCTTGAACGTTCATTTCGAGGGCGAGCGGCTCAATCCGGATCCCGTGCCGAGCCGGCGGTCGAAATTCGCTTCCGCGGTAAAGCAGAGCTTCCGCCGCTACTACATCCCCCCGTCCTATCCGGTCGATCCCGGCCTGCCCGGCGCGGACCCGGTCTATGTATGCGACGCGCCCAACAGCTATGTCGAGATCGGGCTCGATGCGCAGGTCTCGGCCTGCTGCCGCTCGCAGGACATCGCGCTCGGCTACGCAACCAGCGTGGAGGCCTTCGCCGACAGCTGGTTCGGGCACAATTACGCGCGGATCCGGCATTCGCTGACGCGCGATTACGATGGCCAGTATCCTCTTCCGAACTGCGAGAGTTGCGTCAAATTCTTCGCGCCCAATTCCAGCTGCGGCCGCACGGCCGTCCCCTATGAAGGCTCATCGACGGTCCATCCCGATGGCTTGAGCCTGGCCATCGACGGCGACATCGTTCTCGATCAGATCGTGCCCTTCGAGGACAAGGTCTATCGCGCTGCCGGCATTACGCCCGGCATCGATATCCGGGCCTTCGATCTGGTCGAGGCCGATGCGCCCTTGACCCGCGTGGAGAGCCTCGAAGCCGTGAAGCGCGGACCGAGCGGGTGCTATTTCTTCACCGGGCGCACGGTGTTTTTCACCACGACCGACGGGAAGGACGCACGCTTCAGCTTCAGCCGCCGACGCTACGCCCTGCGATCGAAAGCGGTTTCGGATCGCGGGCCAGGTCATGACGCGCCGGCAGATCGTGAGAGGCCCATCGTGGATCAAGGCACGGATCGGGTTGCCGCGTTGTAGGCGTGATCGTAACGGAGACGGGTTCGGATCGGCGCTGAAACGCCTGAGTGGTGGCCTGCGCGGGCGATTACCGTGCGGCTGGGACGGTTCTGCCCTGATGGGCAGATTCCAATGCCGAACCTGGACGCCCGATCAAAAATGATCTTGGAGCGAGAGCGTTGAGCTACGATCCGACCAATTATCGGCGTCGAGACGTTGAGGCCCTTGAGCACGAGCTGGACCACGTCTTCGACGTGTTGCGCCAGATCCGTCGTGCCGTGGCGCTGACCGGCAAGCCCATTTCAGAGCTCAGGATTTTGGAACTCGGCCCGGGTTCTGATTTCGGCGCGCAACTTTTGATCGCATCCGAGGGCGCCGAGGTGACGCTGTGCGACCGGTTTCTGGCGCGCTGGGACCCCGACTACCATCCTCAATTCTACCGTCGCCTGGCCGAGCGCTACGACGGTCCGCGGGAGCAGCTCGAGGCCGTCATCGCCGCGGGAGACCATCGTGCCAGCAGCCTGCGTCTGCTCGAGGAGCCGGCCGAGAACCTCGTCTCGGTCGAGAGCGGCAGCATCGATCTTCTCTACTCGTTCGCCGTGCTGGAGCACATCATCGACATCAACGCCATCGCCCACGAGATGGCGCGCGTGAGCGCCGTCGGTGCGCACGGATTCCACCTCATCGACCTCCGCTACCATCGCGACTTCGCGCGTCCCCTCGAGCACTTGATCTGGGACGATGCCCGCTTCCAGCAAGCGGCTGAGGCGGTGGATTTCGACTTCGGCAACCGATGGCGCTCGCAGGAGTTCGCAGCCCATTTCGAGCAGGCCGGCCTCAGGGTCACCGACCGTGATATCCTCGAATGTGCAGCCGAGTCCTACGTGAGCGACGCGATCGCGCGGTTGCGCACGAGTGCATCCTCCTATCGCGCCTGGCCGGCCGAAGATCTGACGCGGCTGGTGGTGGCCTTCAGCCTCCAAAGGATCGGCGAGCCGGAAGCCTCTTGGATGGCCATGCGGGCGACAGACGCGCTGGACATGATCGGTGCGCTCAAGACGGAAGCGGGCAGGGGCCCCGTACCGAAGGCCGACGCCGACGAGGACTGGGCGGAGATCCTTCTCGATCCCGCGGGATTCAGTCCGGAGCAGGGGCACGCCTGGATCCATCAATTGGACGATATTCAGTCCGGCGACACGATCGGGGACGCCTACGTGTCGAGCCTTGAACTGTGGGAGGACGAGCGGCTGCTCGGTCCGCCGCACACCAGTCACAGCGATATCCGGGCCCGGGGATTGGGTCGGTTTTCCCATTGGGGGCGACAGCTTTTCATGTCGACCTCGGATAACACGTCCCCGCGCGAGAATGGGCGCAGCTACAAGGTCCGTGCCCGTAGGTCGCCTGCGTCCCGTCCTTGATGGGCAGCCACGATCAGCGGGCCTCTCGCACGAGGCCGCGGAGCGCCGCGGCTCATGTCACGTTACGGACCGAGATCATACGCGATCATCGCTTATGACGGACGGCCCCTCGATCCGAGCCCGCAGGCTGCGCCGGGACGAATGTCAGATATTCTTCACGCGGTGACTCGGAACCCGCGAGATGTCCGTCGCCCCTGGCGACAACACGGAGCCGGCCGGAAGATCGGCCAGAACCAAGGCTCCCGCGCCGATGATGCAATCGGCACCGATTGTCACATGATCGCGGATCGTGACATTGACGCCTATGAACGTGCGCGGGCCCACTTTGACGCCGCCCGAGACCACGACGTGCGACGCGATGAAAACGTCTTCCGCAATCTCGCTGTGATGACCGATGTGGTTGCCGGACCATAGGGTCACGTTTCGCCCGACGTAGGCGAACGGTTGGATCGTGTTGTCTTCGAGAATGAACTGGTTTTCGGCCGTTTGAAAATTGGAGAATGTCGTGGCTCTCGTGCTGACGTAGCCGGCGATGCCGTATCCGAGCGCCACCGCTGCATCGACCTTCTCGCGACGCAGTTTATTCAGCTTCGTGTAGGAGAGCGCCACGAACAGGTCATGCGTGTCGGGCGAAAAACGTTCCGTGACCTCGTTGAACGCGACGAGGGGCTTTCCGCCGAACTCGGCACTCTGAACATAATCAGGATCGACCGTGAAGGCGGCGACCCGTCGCCCGGCGTCGGTCTCGAAGTAGAATTGCGCGAGTTCCGCGATCGGGCCCGTCCCGAAGATGATGATGTTCTTCAACGGAAAATCCCGTGGCCGTGTCTGGAGCTGACCATAGCATCGCGACCGGGACCGAACCAGTGCTGCGCTCGGGCGCACGGACGCGGTCCAGCACCGATCGACATCCGACAGCCGGGGCCGATGAAGCGGTGAACAGCGGCTCAGCCCATGAGTTCGAGGATGCGCCGCGCATTTTCCTGGGGCGACAGGTACGCTTCCGCGAAGGCGCGCCCCCGCCGGGCGAGCGCACAGAGCGCGTCACGATCCCGTTCCGCGGCCTGGAGATGGGCAGCGACCTCCCCGGGCGTCCGCGCGTCGAGCCCGGGGATCGGCTCCGGAAGCAGGCGTCCGAAGACGTCATTGCGCAGGTTGCCCAGGACGGGGCGGCCCTGGGCCAGACCATCCCGCAGAACCATGCCGGGCGCGCCCCCGCCCAGATGTTCGCAGACGATGTGCGCGTCTTGGACGGCCCGCACGTAATCCGCGAGCGAGAGTTCGCCCAGCCAGCTGACATGGGTTCCGATACCCAGCTGCCGCACGAGTTCCGCGGCGGCTTCGACATCGTGGCCCTTGCGCACCAGGATCAGTTCACCGGATCCGCCGGCGTGAACGTACTGCGCGAAGCCGTGCAGAAGGATATCCGTGCCTTTGAGATCGAGGCTCGAGCCCTTCGTTTCCGCCGTCGGAATCCATTGAAGGCGGGTTCCGTTGAGGATCCGCAGCCGCTCCGTCGCGGGTAGCTCGCTTGGGACGATGGACAGCGTGTCCGCCATGCCGATCCAATGGCGCCGTTCGTCCGCGATGCCGATGGCATCGATCACGTCATCGCCCTCGGGGATGAGGCCGCGCGGCGGGTACCCGAAGACCTCGGCCCCGAGCAAGCCCGACCGTTGCCGGGCGATGAAATCCGTGAAGCGCTTGATTTCGGCCCGGCCTCGGTAGGACCGCGCAAAATTCGGATCCCAGCTCGCGCGGCGGACGATGATCGATGCAAAATCCCCGAAATACGTGAGATCCGAGCCAGTGAGAAGGACCGCGTGAGGTCTGCCAATCGCGTCGGATAAGCCAATTCCATAATCATTAGCGATAATGTAATCGAAATTCTGACTTCGGATCCGAGACAGAACATCCATATAGGCAGCCGTCTCCCAGACAACGTCATCAAACGACATTTGAGAACAATCGACAATCCAATGTGGATAATTATTGGACAGGTCCGGATATTTCGATTCCGGCCTATGCAGTTGTTCCCCTCGCAGTAGATAAAGATGCGCGTCGACGCCTATCGCACGAAACCCCTCTGTCAGGAGAAGGGGATAATTATTCATATTCCCAAACACGCAGATCCGCTTGGACATCAATCACCTTACTGCATCCAATCAAAACATGGGCGCGCAGCGACCCGCGACGCGAAGGAGGAACATCTTAGCCGCTCGACGGATCAAACGGATGCAATACCATCACCAGCTCGTTACGTCGGTCAGGATCTCGCCTTCCGGATTAGAGCGACCGGCATCACTGGTCCGAATCTCGTATTGATCTCGATACTCGAAAGAAGCGCGAGGCGTTCGACGCGTCACAGGCGCACGAGGATCGTAAATTCCCACAAGCCATAATCGTGCAGACATGCGACGTGCCGCCCGAAGCGATCGTGGCACCACGCGAGACGTTCCAGTGGTTCTTCATAATGCAGGTCCGCTCTCCGCTTGTCCACGTCTGACCACAACGTGAGCGCGTTGAACCCGAAGCCGATGCGGGACGAATCTGCAAGCAGTTCTATCGTCCGGTCCACATGAGATTTCCAGCTTTCGGCCGACGCACCGCAACGGACATTGAGAACCCCACTCGCTATAGTGTAATCGCTGACATCTGATGGCTTCGGACCGGAACTCCATATTCGGTCTTGCCCCTCACCGTGAAGGTGACGCGCGTGGTCAATCATCGCCTGAGAGATATCATGGCCCAGGAAGCGTCCGACAAAGCCGTTCGCACGCAGAAATGTCAGAAAATCCCCATAACCGCATCCAAAATCTGTAATTGTCGCTTCGAATTGACCGCGGAGCAATCTCAAAAACTGCTCATGACGCAATTGATGCTGATCGGCATCATTCCAGTCCACGCCCCGGCTGTTATTTCCGTGGGTTGATATTTTTGAGCCATAATAATCCGCTATAGCAGAGAGACGGACG from Methylobacterium sp. NMS14P includes:
- a CDS encoding methyltransferase domain-containing protein is translated as MSYDPTNYRRRDVEALEHELDHVFDVLRQIRRAVALTGKPISELRILELGPGSDFGAQLLIASEGAEVTLCDRFLARWDPDYHPQFYRRLAERYDGPREQLEAVIAAGDHRASSLRLLEEPAENLVSVESGSIDLLYSFAVLEHIIDINAIAHEMARVSAVGAHGFHLIDLRYHRDFARPLEHLIWDDARFQQAAEAVDFDFGNRWRSQEFAAHFEQAGLRVTDRDILECAAESYVSDAIARLRTSASSYRAWPAEDLTRLVVAFSLQRIGEPEASWMAMRATDALDMIGALKTEAGRGPVPKADADEDWAEILLDPAGFSPEQGHAWIHQLDDIQSGDTIGDAYVSSLELWEDERLLGPPHTSHSDIRARGLGRFSHWGRQLFMSTSDNTSPRENGRSYKVRARRSPASRP
- a CDS encoding class I SAM-dependent methyltransferase, giving the protein MTTDQQAQSSADVRLSAIADYYGSKISTHGNNSRGVDWNDADQHQLRHEQFLRLLRGQFEATITDFGCGYGDFLTFLRANGFVGRFLGHDISQAMIDHARHLHGEGQDRIWSSGPKPSDVSDYTIASGVLNVRCGASAESWKSHVDRTIELLADSSRIGFGFNALTLWSDVDKRRADLHYEEPLERLAWCHDRFGRHVACLHDYGLWEFTILVRL
- a CDS encoding acetyltransferase, which encodes MKNIIIFGTGPIAELAQFYFETDAGRRVAAFTVDPDYVQSAEFGGKPLVAFNEVTERFSPDTHDLFVALSYTKLNKLRREKVDAAVALGYGIAGYVSTRATTFSNFQTAENQFILEDNTIQPFAYVGRNVTLWSGNHIGHHSEIAEDVFIASHVVVSGGVKVGPRTFIGVNVTIRDHVTIGADCIIGAGALVLADLPAGSVLSPGATDISRVPSHRVKNI